In Drechmeria coniospora strain ARSEF 6962 chromosome 03, whole genome shotgun sequence, the DNA window CAAGGCCAAGCGGTGGGATTGTGCGCTTCCTCGACACCCCCAGCTTCACATGCTTGACACTCACATGCAGAGGTAGCACACTTGAGTCACGAGTCGCTTCAACGGAAACCTTGCACTCTCAAGCAGGCGGCGAAGCATCTCAAGAAGCCTGGCCTGATTTCTCTTGGCGGCGGTTTGCCGTCAAGCGTGCTCTTCCCCTTTGCGGACCTGAGCATGAAGATACCCGTAGCTCCCAACTTCTCCGAGGTGGAAACTCTGGAGAAGGGCAAGACGGTGACGATTGGAAAGTACGACGTGCGCGACCGTGACGGCACGTTTGATCTCTCCATCGCTCTCAACTACGGCCAGTCCACCGGCTCCGCCCAGATGATACGCTTCCTGACGGAGCACACGGAAATTGTCTGCAAACCGCCCTACGCCGACTGGCGGGTTTGCCAGACAATCGGCAGCACGGGCGCGCTGGAGCAGGCCTTGCGGATGTTCTGCGACAAGGACCGTCGCGACTCCGTCTTGACGGAGCAGTTCAGCTTCTCGACCGCGCtggagacgatggcgccgtTGGGCATCAACGTTTTCGGCTGCGCCCTGGATGAGCAGGGACTGATGCCGGAGGCCATGGATCGGCTTCTGACCAGCTGGGACGAAAAGGCCCGGGGCGCCCGGAAACCTCATGTGCTCTACACCGTCCCCTCGGGTCAGAACCCCACGGGTGCGACGCAGGGGGCCGATCGCAGGCGAGCCATCTACCGCGTCTGCCAGAAGCACGACATGTtcatcctcgaggacgagccctATTACTTCCTGCAGATGCCGTCCTACACCGGGCGAGATGAGCCAGAGGTGCCGCCACCCAAGGATGTCGAGGAGTTCATGTCGTCCCTGATCCCGTCACTTGTCAGCATGGACGTGGACGGTCGAGTCATGCGCATGGATTCCTTCTCCAAGGTGCTCGTCCCCGGCTCGCGCATGGGTTGGGTCGTGGGGTCGGAACAGATCATCGAGCGCTATCAACGGCACGCCGAGGTGGCCAGCCAGGGCCCCGCAGGTTTCTCGCAGATCATTCTGCACAAACTTCTCGACGAGACGTGGGGTCACGAGGGATATCTGAGGTGGCTCATGAACCTTCGGCAAGAGTACACGAAGAAACGGAACGCgctgctcgccgcctgcgaggATCACCTCCCGCGGGACATTGTGAGCTGGAACCCACCAGCCGCTGGCATGTTTGTGAGTCTAGGAAGGGCCCCCTGAGCACCGTCTTCCCGGCACAACGACTGACCACCGCCTCATAGATGTGGCTCAAGGTGGACGCATCCC includes these proteins:
- a CDS encoding L-kynurenine/alpha-aminoadipate aminotransferase, producing the protein MKIPVAPNFSEVETLEKGKTVTIGKYDVRDRDGTFDLSIALNYGQSTGSAQMIRFLTEHTEIVCKPPYADWRVCQTIGSTGALEQALRMFCDKDRRDSVLTEQFSFSTALETMAPLGINVFGCALDEQGLMPEAMDRLLTSWDEKARGARKPHVLYTVPSGQNPTGATQGADRRRAIYRVCQKHDMFILEDEPYYFLQMPSYTGRDEPEVPPPKDVEEFMSSLIPSLVSMDVDGRVMRMDSFSKVLVPGSRMGWVVGSEQIIERYQRHAEVASQGPAGFSQIILHKLLDETWGHEGYLRWLMNLRQEYTKKRNALLAACEDHLPRDIVSWNPPAAGMFMWLKVDASQHPEAGRRSLEEIEEEIFSSCIDGGVLVARGSWFLAEKDKALPGLYFRTTYAMATPEAMNEAIKRFGDALRKSFGNR